CGCCGTGTGGGCCGTTGCCATGCTTGCGCCAGGACTCGGCGGAACCGTCCGAGTTCAGCCGCCAGCCGTCCACTCCGGCGGGATCGAGGCGCCATTGGACGCGGGCGATCTGGTGGTCGCGGCGTAGGTGGTGGCCGTGGCGTTCGACGGCGTGGGAGGAGTGGCCGAGGAGCAGGGTGCGGGCGAGGTGCTGCAGCATCGGCGGGAACTGGGCGACGACCTGGTTGATGGCGCGGCGTTGGGCGGCGGCGTCGGGGAGTTGGCGCTGCACCGCAGCGGCGTCGAGGGCGCTGGTCTGGACGCTCGGTGCCGGGACAGGTGGCGGTGCGGGGACGACCGGGGCCGCGCCGGCGCCGTCGGGAGCGGGGCGGAGGAGGGCGTCGATCTCGTCGGCGTGCTGGGTGAGGGTGTGGGCGACCTCGGCGAAGGTGTCTTCGCGGGTGGCGGTCAGGTGGGTGCCGAGGAGGCGGATCTCGTGCGCGGTCCCGAGCAGCGACCGGCGGATCTCGGCCGCGGGCGCAGCCGCAGCGGCGGCTTCCACTGCGCCGGTCGTCGCGTCGATGCGGGCCCGGACGGCGCCGTCGAGGTGTTCGGCGAGGTCGGGGAGGGCGTCGAGGGCGGCGCGCAGGGACTCGGCGGCGTGCCGCACGCCGTCGCCGTCAGCACCGTCGTTCCCCGAGGTCATCCGCCGCCCTGCATCGTGTCGATCTACCCGAACCACGGTAGCGGGTGATCGGCGGCCCCGCCGGAAAGCCGGGGGTAGACTCCAGGTGACCACGCCGGCGCAGGTGATGCCGCGGACCCAGATGGGTCGCGCCGGGTCGGACGATCGTTCGAGGCCGCCTCGTCGTGCCCGCGTCCGACCCCTGACCGCCAGTCCCGCTGGGAGGAGCCGTTCCATGTCTCTTGATTTCAAGGTTGCTGATCTGTCGTTGGCCGATTTCGGTCGTCGTGAGATTCGTTTGGCTGAGCATGAGATGCCGGGTTTGATGGCGATGCGTGCGGAGTTCGGTGAGAGCAGGCCGTTGACCGGCGCGCGTGTCACGGGGTCGTTGCATATGACGGTGCAGACGGCGGTGTTGATCGAGACGTTGACGGTGTTGGGCGCGCAGGTGCGCTGGGCCAGTTGCAACATCTTCTCCACCCAGGACCATGCGGCGGCGGCGGTCGCGGTCGGCCCGACCGGGTCGGTGGGGGCGCCGGCGGGGGTGCCGGTGTTCGCGTGGAAGGGGGAGTCGTTGGAGGAGTACTGGTGGTGCACGGAGCAGGCGTTGTCGTGGCCGGGGCAGGCGGGCCCGAACATGATCCTCGACGATGGTGGTGACGCCACCCTGTTGGTGCACAAGGGGGTGGAGTTCGAGAAGGCCGGCGTCGTCCCGGAGCCTGTCGCCGATGATCCGGAGGAGTGGCGGGTGGTGCTGGGGCTGTTGAAGCGGTCGCTGGCCGAGAGCGACACCCGGTGGACGGTGATGGCGCAGGACGTTCGTGGGGTGACGGAGGAGACGACGACCGGGGTGCACCGGTTGTACGAGATGATGCGTGATGGGGCGTTGTTGTTCCCGGGGATCAACGTGAATGATTCGGTGACGAAGAGCAAGTTCGACAACAAGTACGGGTGTCGGCATTCGTTGATCGATGGGATCAATCGGGCCACGGATGTGTTGATCGGTGGCAAGGTCGCGGTGGTGTGCGGGTATGGCGATGTGGGCAAGGGGTGTGCGGAGTCGTTGCGTGGTCAGGGCGCGCGGGTGGTGGTGACGGAGATCGACCCGATCTGTGCGTTGCAGGCGGCGATGGACGGGTACGAGGTCACCACGTTGGACGAGGCGATCGAGCGGGCCGACATCGTGATCACCGCGACGGGGAACAAGGATGTCCTGACGGTGGATCATCTGGTGCGGGCGAAGCATCAGGCGATCGTGGGGAACATCG
This Jiangella alba DNA region includes the following protein-coding sequences:
- the ahcY gene encoding adenosylhomocysteinase, whose protein sequence is MSLDFKVADLSLADFGRREIRLAEHEMPGLMAMRAEFGESRPLTGARVTGSLHMTVQTAVLIETLTVLGAQVRWASCNIFSTQDHAAAAVAVGPTGSVGAPAGVPVFAWKGESLEEYWWCTEQALSWPGQAGPNMILDDGGDATLLVHKGVEFEKAGVVPEPVADDPEEWRVVLGLLKRSLAESDTRWTVMAQDVRGVTEETTTGVHRLYEMMRDGALLFPGINVNDSVTKSKFDNKYGCRHSLIDGINRATDVLIGGKVAVVCGYGDVGKGCAESLRGQGARVVVTEIDPICALQAAMDGYEVTTLDEAIERADIVITATGNKDVLTVDHLVRAKHQAIVGNIGHFDNEIDMAGLAAVPGIVRTEVKPQVHEWSFPDGHTVIVLSEGRLLNLGNATGHPSFVMSNSFTNQVLAQIELFAKTADYPLGVYTLPKHLDEQVARLHLDALGVKLTELTESQADYLGIPVQGPYKSEHYRY